From Algoriphagus sp. NG3, the proteins below share one genomic window:
- a CDS encoding TlpA disulfide reductase family protein → MNVILLLTIVSLFSCGEKKSNDGKVEISGTIENAPDGVILLSQFTDNRPKVLDTLVLDNKGGFKYELEVDSPTFYELNLYGQKLVRLALYKDDVNLGYDFSKPENLVIEGSQDSKEMLKIEELMESYQAKVNALNEAYYSAMSDNDTEAIKQIQTDAMALESNQAAEVKSVINSMGDSFASLAAIGLLNPKNEFQFMDSLVAKLDERYPETKTIVQLKQQLDEMRALSMGQVAPEIELPNPAGETVKLSDLRGKYVMIDFWAAWCKPCREENPNVVELYNEYKDKGFEVFGVSLDRTKEAWVDAIEEDGLTWTQVSDLKYFNSVAAEMYQINAIPATYLIDPDGKIIGKDLRGPSLRAKLAEIFE, encoded by the coding sequence ATGAACGTAATCCTTTTGCTTACCATAGTCTCCCTTTTCTCTTGTGGGGAAAAGAAATCAAATGATGGAAAAGTAGAGATCTCCGGTACTATTGAGAATGCACCTGATGGTGTGATACTATTGTCCCAATTCACTGATAATCGTCCAAAAGTACTCGATACCTTGGTATTGGATAATAAAGGTGGGTTTAAGTATGAGTTGGAAGTAGATTCGCCCACATTTTATGAATTGAATCTATATGGACAGAAGCTAGTTCGCCTTGCCCTTTACAAGGATGATGTGAATCTTGGGTATGATTTTTCTAAGCCTGAAAATCTGGTAATTGAAGGGTCTCAGGATTCTAAAGAAATGCTCAAGATTGAAGAGCTGATGGAATCCTACCAGGCGAAAGTTAATGCGCTCAACGAAGCCTATTACAGTGCAATGAGTGACAATGATACGGAAGCAATCAAACAGATACAGACTGATGCTATGGCGCTGGAAAGTAATCAGGCAGCTGAGGTAAAAAGTGTCATCAACAGCATGGGAGATAGTTTTGCTTCTCTTGCCGCGATAGGATTGCTCAATCCTAAAAATGAGTTTCAGTTTATGGATAGTTTGGTAGCCAAACTGGATGAGAGATATCCTGAGACTAAGACGATTGTACAGCTGAAGCAGCAACTGGATGAGATGAGGGCACTTTCTATGGGGCAGGTTGCTCCGGAAATAGAGTTGCCAAACCCTGCCGGCGAAACGGTAAAGCTATCTGATTTGCGAGGTAAGTATGTGATGATTGATTTTTGGGCTGCTTGGTGTAAGCCTTGTCGTGAAGAAAATCCTAACGTAGTTGAACTGTATAACGAGTATAAAGATAAGGGCTTCGAGGTGTTTGGGGTTTCACTTGACCGTACCAAGGAAGCTTGGGTGGACGCTATTGAAGAAGATGGATTGACCTGGACGCAGGTATCCGATTTGAAATATTTCAATTCTGTTGCTGCTGAGATGTATCAGATCAATGCTATTCCAGCTACTTATCTGATTGATCCGGATGGTAAAATCATAGGCAAAGACCTGCGTGGTCCTAGCTTAAGAGCGAAGTTGGCTGAGATTTTTGAATAG
- the proC gene encoding pyrroline-5-carboxylate reductase — MISNMKIAIIGCGNLGASIANGLLRREDFDPKNLTLTKRHLESLSAYAVLGVNVQSDNLSAAAQADIVILGVKPYNIAPILNEIKPALDPKKQIIISLATGITLAEMYEVVDPSTITFRAMPNIAADIQESVTCICAQNANAEQIGLVSELFDGIGFTIPIDESLMEAATVLGACGIAYVLRFMRAMIQGGIQIGFDSVTASKIVNQTVKGAAELMIQKNMHPEAAIDKVTTPKGCTIVGLNEMEHQGFSSAMVRGVIASYEKIAK; from the coding sequence ATGATTTCGAACATGAAAATAGCCATTATAGGCTGTGGAAATTTGGGAGCGTCTATCGCTAACGGGCTGTTAAGACGGGAAGATTTTGATCCGAAAAATCTAACACTCACCAAGAGACACCTTGAAAGCTTGAGTGCTTATGCTGTATTGGGTGTGAATGTACAAAGTGATAATCTCTCAGCAGCTGCGCAGGCAGATATAGTGATCCTAGGGGTGAAACCCTATAACATCGCTCCCATTCTAAACGAAATCAAACCTGCTTTAGACCCAAAAAAACAAATAATCATTTCCTTAGCCACAGGCATTACGCTGGCAGAAATGTATGAAGTGGTAGATCCTTCTACCATCACCTTCCGGGCTATGCCCAATATTGCAGCGGATATACAGGAGTCTGTCACTTGCATCTGCGCACAAAATGCTAACGCTGAACAAATCGGGCTAGTATCAGAGCTGTTTGATGGTATAGGGTTCACTATCCCCATAGATGAAAGCCTGATGGAAGCAGCAACTGTATTGGGTGCCTGTGGGATTGCCTATGTCCTGAGATTTATGCGGGCGATGATCCAAGGAGGAATACAGATAGGTTTTGACTCAGTGACGGCTAGCAAGATCGTGAATCAAACCGTGAAAGGAGCGGCCGAACTGATGATTCAAAAAAACATGCATCCTGAGGCGGCAATCGATAAAGTAACCACTCCAAAAGGATGTACTATCGTAGGACTGAATGAAATGGAACATCAAGGATTCAGTTCAGCGATGGTAAGAGGTGTCATAGCCAGTTATGAAAAAATAGCGAAATAG
- the gatB gene encoding Asp-tRNA(Asn)/Glu-tRNA(Gln) amidotransferase subunit GatB — protein MLSEEIKDKYQLVIGLEVHAQLMTESKMFAADANEYGKSPNTQISVITLGHPGTLPKVNRKAIAFAIKMGLACNSEITRHNVFARKNYFYPDLPKGYQLTQDKGPICVGGTVPIQLADGTKKEVILNRVHMEEDAGKSIHLAGEPDTLVDFNRAGTPLIEIVTEPDINSPEEAYAFLVEVKKLVKYLDICDGNMEEGSLRCDANVSVKLKGAKELGKKVEVKNMNSFRNVFRAIEHEHERLIGLIEAGEEVISETRTFDANTGLTASMRTKEDLNDYRYFPEPDLSPVVISDEWLSAVKATMPVLPRDLHRKFVETYGLPAYDASFLTESKDVALWFDELCGKTQNYKAASNWMMGSVKSTLNEQSLSIKDFPVSTDSLAGLIALVDENKVSNSAASQNIFPEMLLNAAESPLEIAQRLNLLQESDESSLKPIVEEVLAANAAKVKEYRSGKKGLMGLFMGQVMKKSQGKADPKVATKLLTELLDN, from the coding sequence ATGCTAAGTGAAGAAATAAAGGATAAATATCAGTTGGTCATCGGACTGGAAGTGCATGCGCAGCTAATGACGGAAAGCAAAATGTTTGCTGCTGATGCCAATGAATATGGGAAATCTCCCAATACCCAGATTTCGGTGATTACCTTGGGGCACCCTGGTACCTTACCAAAGGTCAACCGGAAAGCTATAGCCTTCGCCATCAAGATGGGATTGGCCTGTAATTCGGAGATTACCCGGCACAATGTATTTGCCCGAAAAAACTACTTCTATCCGGATCTGCCCAAAGGATATCAACTTACTCAGGACAAGGGCCCGATATGTGTAGGAGGGACAGTTCCGATCCAGTTGGCAGACGGCACCAAGAAAGAAGTGATCCTGAACCGTGTGCACATGGAAGAGGATGCGGGCAAGTCTATTCACCTGGCTGGAGAGCCTGATACGTTAGTTGATTTCAACCGTGCGGGTACGCCGTTGATTGAGATTGTAACCGAACCTGATATCAATAGCCCGGAAGAAGCCTATGCTTTTCTGGTGGAGGTGAAGAAACTGGTGAAATACCTTGATATCTGTGATGGCAATATGGAAGAAGGGTCGCTTCGCTGTGATGCCAACGTATCTGTAAAGCTGAAAGGTGCTAAGGAACTAGGCAAAAAAGTGGAGGTGAAAAACATGAATTCCTTCAGGAATGTGTTCCGTGCCATTGAGCACGAACATGAGCGCCTGATAGGTCTTATAGAAGCTGGGGAGGAAGTTATTTCTGAAACCAGAACCTTTGATGCAAATACAGGGCTTACAGCCAGCATGCGTACCAAAGAAGATCTGAACGATTATAGATATTTCCCTGAGCCTGATTTGAGCCCAGTAGTGATCTCTGACGAATGGCTAAGTGCTGTCAAAGCTACCATGCCTGTTTTGCCAAGAGATCTGCACAGGAAATTTGTGGAAACCTACGGATTGCCGGCATATGATGCCAGTTTTCTGACAGAATCAAAGGATGTCGCCTTATGGTTTGATGAGCTTTGTGGCAAAACCCAAAACTATAAAGCAGCGTCTAACTGGATGATGGGCTCGGTAAAATCAACGCTAAATGAGCAATCATTGAGCATAAAGGATTTTCCCGTGAGCACAGATTCTCTGGCCGGGTTGATTGCTTTGGTAGATGAAAATAAAGTAAGCAACAGTGCGGCATCACAGAATATCTTTCCGGAAATGCTACTCAATGCTGCTGAAAGTCCATTAGAAATAGCCCAACGACTCAACCTGCTACAGGAAAGTGATGAATCCTCCCTGAAGCCGATTGTTGAAGAGGTGTTAGCTGCGAATGCTGCTAAAGTGAAGGAATACAGATCAGGTAAAAAGGGGCTGATGGGGCTATTTATGGGGCAAGTGATGAAAAAGTCTCAAGGAAAGGCAGACCCTAAAGTGGCGACAAAACTATTGACAGAATTATTAGATAATTAA